From Oryza sativa Japonica Group chromosome 4, ASM3414082v1, one genomic window encodes:
- the LOC107280604 gene encoding uncharacterized protein translates to MKWSEQKIEFLEADHPKNAVTSGRYPIVVEPTIRNIKVARVLIDGGSSINLLFASTLDAMGIPRSELTPTDQPFHGITSQSSSKPLGKITLRVTFGQANNFRTEQITFDVAEFDIAYNAISGRTALVKFMATSHYAYQVFKMPGPKGTITIQGNAKLAVQCDKRSLDMVEHTPNPPATAEPLKKVSKTNKTPKPDGAIKIVPLSSANPGNTVKIRASLDVK, encoded by the coding sequence ATGAAGTGGTCAGAGCAGAAGATCGAATTCTTAGAGGCAGACCACCCCAAGAATGCTGTCACCTCAgggcgatatccgatcgtggttgagcccactattcggaatatcaaaGTTGCACGGGTTCTCATCGACGGCGGTAGCTCCATCAACCTACTCTTCGCTAGCACCTTGGACGCAATGgggatcccacgaagcgagttgacgcCCACTGaccaacccttccatggaattaccTCTCAGTCGTCATCCAAGCCATTGGGCAAGATCACGCTTcgtgtgactttcggccaagcaaacaacttccgaacagagcagatcacctttgatgttgcTGAGTTTGACATAGCATACAATGCCATCAgcgggagaactgcactcgtGAAGTTCATGGCCACATCTCACTACGCCTATCAAGTGTTCAAGATGCCTgggccgaagggaacaatcactattcaagggaacgcgAAGCTGGCGGTAcagtgcgacaagcggagcctcgacatggtcgagcacaccCCCAACCCACCCGCCACAGCTGAGCCACTCAAGAAAGTtagcaaaacaaacaagacgccgaagcCAGATggcgcaatcaagatcgttccgctctccagtgccaaccccggCAATACCGTCAAGATCAGGGCATCACTGGACGTGAAATAG
- the LOC9267537 gene encoding uncharacterized protein, with amino-acid sequence MYMTDLFPDIIPKTIDSSPPRQSNSGVQYAPGLIPNGGGPSPPVIGYHAPKTSTLLQGLIREPTDVSKKRKTRSSAMGTLALVPKRKVKSKKTKPTDDLLALDPSIERALDEEDIEDDVDQAVAEVSDTEKTPSALPKQTPLTPSAPTHFLRKKKTAVKKKSTTTIVKPVPPPPPPPSPPVLQSSSDRTPSAVGSHHIGEEEQPAAPTIPVLADQISFDIRDYLDEAEEDTSSKALAPLSDDVKKTLEDISCRLEASSLDSLVVDYGSIRTRLHEVQALILEELAAVLTPAAYLEQNQFKLEKANQRLAERRECKEIEATIQVNRQLVHEEKVKLD; translated from the exons ATGTACATGACAGACCTATTCCCTGACATCATACCCAAG ACAATCGACTCTTCCCCTCCACGTCAAAGCAACAGTGGTGTCCAATATGCCCCAGGTTTGATCCCAAATGGAGGTGGACCATCTCCCCCCGTCATCGGCtaccatgcccccaagacttcaactCTTCTTCAAGGCTTAATCAGAGAACCAACCGATGtaagcaagaaaagaaaaactagatcATCGGCTATGGGCACTTTGGCTCTAGTTCCAAAGAGAAAGGTCAAGTCTAAGAAAACCAAGCCGACCGATGACCTGCTTGCCTtggatccatccattgaacgagctctggatgaagaagacaTTGAAGACGATGTTGATCAGGCTGTAGCTGAAGTGAGTGACACAGAAAAAACGCCATCGGCATTACCCAAGCAGACGCCTCTGACTCCTTCTGCCCCCACTCATTTCTTAAGA aagaagaaaactgctgtAAAGAAGaaatcaacaacaacaattgtCAAGCCAGTTCCGCCA cctcctccccctccttctcctcctgtaCTGCAATCGTCGAGTGACCGGACTCCATCGGCTGTAGGGAGTCATCATATTggggaagaagaacaaccagctgctcctactatccca GTTCTAGCCGATCAGATTTCTTTTGACATCAGAGATTATCTTGATGAAGCAGAAGAGGATACTTCAAGCAAAGCGCTAGCCCCCTTATCTGACGATGTGAAGAAAACACTTGAAGATATCTCTTGTCGGCTAGAGGCCTCTTCTTTAGATAGCTTAGTGGTCGACTATGGATCAATTAGGACACGGCTACATGAAGTTCAAGCTCTGATTCTCGAAGAACTGGCCGCTGTCCTAACTCCAGCCGCTTATCTCGAGCAAAACCAGTTCAAGCTGGAAAAAGCCAATCAAAGACTAGCCGAACGCCGTGAGTGCAAGGAGATTGAAGCCACAATCCAGGTCAATCGAcagcttgtgcatgaagaaaaaGTCAAACTAGATTAG